Genomic window (Cardiocondyla obscurior isolate alpha-2009 linkage group LG06, Cobs3.1, whole genome shotgun sequence):
CATTTATGATTAAGCTACCTTGCtgcaaatttgtaaaaatacatTAGAATAATGTATTTcacagataataattaaaacaaacgtTACACGTACTTCGAATGGCAATCGTAACGCGCGGTTAATTCGTTTTCGTAAGCGGGCCACGGTGAAAAATTCGCTGACGATCGATTATCATAAACGAAACCAAAGCCGTCGTTATCGCGAGACAGCCTCTTTGTCTCAACGATCAATACTAATCCGAATGCAGCTATGAACTCAATTAGAATGCCGAAGCAAAGTGCATTGTGCCTCGACGCGAGTTATCACCGAGTTGCCGATACCTCTCGCGACAATTTATTGCGTGCtgcgattaaataaaagaaaaaaaaaaaaaaaaaaaaaaaaaagaaaaaagattgttCACTTCCAAGAAATCTATTCAGATATCACCACAACCGGGTCACTGCAAGAAGCTTGATCTTAATGAAGCGAAAAGAGATCCGAGTtgaaatctttatcttttcctAACGTGGTCAACAGTCATCACGAGACAAAAAAGAATGCACACAcattctgaaaaatatattcaagaGTTGCTTTAACCGCCGAGCGCGGCTAATAAATGCCGATATCTCGAAGAGATGTTAAATCTCCATCCTTCGTGTCGTTAAGAATAATCGCCCGGCTTTCTATAAATATAACTTGCgtcacaaattaaaattaagagaataattGGAAGAAATTGTTGACTGAGAAGATGTTTGTGCGCCGCTACCTTTAGCGGACCGAGGCACACGATTTGAATTCTGATGAAACTCGCGAAAATCAACTCGTTATATTCTTTGTGCAAAGAAACTGTTGTTATGTCAGTCGTGTTATGACGTCCGTAATGATTTTGTTGAATCGGTAATTAACCGAGTCTTCGATTTATCGTGTATCATTATCACACGCAAGAGTGCTGTTCACACAACGAAGTTGTCGCAGGTGTTCTATGTCAAATAACACGTCGCACACGGGAGACGAGCGAGGACTAAAATAATGAATAGGCACCCACGAAACAGCCgcagtaaataaatttcggcTGCATATATAAGGATACCCGTCGAAACGATCTACCATTACGCATCACAGCTCGtgatttttctcttctccggTGAAGGATTTGGCTTAATTCCCGGCAACTTTCTATCTTCCGAATCGCAATGGCACGCGTTACTCTTCTGGTGACCGTGTTAGCGGCCCTGTGCTACATGAGCCAGGTAAGTTGTACtcaaacgttaataaaaaggAAGTTTGTTACTTTACGCTACCGGGAacatcgaaaagaaaaagaaaaattaaaaattgcctAATAACTGAACATTGCAAAAATACAAGATGACGGATCGTTGAAAGCATCTCAAACGCGCGAAGTCTAAAACGGGCATTAATCAGATCGCTTAGATagagttaaaataaatttatgtgaTCTGATTAATGTCTGTTTGACACTGTGCGCATTTGAGATTCACTCGATCGGTTTTAGTTGCATTTCGTCGTAGACGCGTGCTGACAGAAATAGCTAAGTACTGTCACTATTTCATCAGAAATtgtcaatattatttttaattaatatatattaatatattaattaaaatattaataattttttaaatattaataaatattaattcatataatatataattgtatataatactttttcgACGTGTAATTTTCCACGatgctttaaaatataatcaatttttttctctctcattaGGCCCTCCCGGTATTCGAAACAAATGTCGCGGATTCGCAATCTCAAATGTTCGGCTTCGCCGGCCAGATGCAACGCGTCCTCGAAATTCAAATTCCCAAAGAAGTGAAAGACATATTCGATGATATGAATAACAAAATCACTAATCTTAAAGAAAGTCTTAACAGCAAAATGAAGGAGAAGGCAGAACAGGCAGAAGAAATGTTCAACGAacttaagaaaaaattgatagaaGAGGGACTGAGTCCAAAAGAGATTTTGGAAAGACTTAAGGAACTAAAAAACGAACTTGAAACAGATTATCAGTATGGAATACAGGACGGAATTCAGAAGTTGAAAGATGCCATGAAGGACTTCAATAACAAGGAAACGCTCGATAAATTGAAAGATCAACTCGACAGTGCCTTGAAAGATATCTTAGACAGAATTCCAGGTGGCGGTGAAACTTACGGAAGGATCGACAATATTGTGGGAAAGGGCAAAGACGGTGCAAGAATCGGAGACAAGCTAACGGAAAGCTCAAAGAAACTCAAGGATAGCATTAAGGACAGTGCGAATGACGCCATGAAcgaaattgagaaaaatataaacggATTTGTAGATAAAAGCAAAAAcatggaaaataaattgaaaaataatctgaaaGATTCTTTGAAGAATATAGGCGGCAGATCAGGAAACATCAGAGATAATTTGTCGGACGGTTTTGGCAAAGTTAGAGAGGGCCTAGACAAAAACTTGAAAAGCGGTATGGAATCAATCAAAGAAGGTTTCGGCAAAACGCAAAAGTCACTAGACAAGGTATTGAACGAAGCAAAAAATAAGTTTCAAGATGCTAAACAACAAGCTGACAAGTTAactaatgaaataaaagataaacttAGTGACGTATCGAAAGAGGCTAGAGAGAAGCTCCAAAAAGAATTAGGCAATGCGAAGAACATGTTAGGAGACATGACTACAAAGCTGACAGAGAAATCAAAAGACTTTACGGAAAATCTAAAGAAACAAGCCGAAAATTTGAGAAAGCAGCTTGAGACTGTCGGTAATGAAGCGAAGAACAAATTGAACGAAAAACTCAACGAGTTAAggagtgaattaaaaaatcaaaaagacAATTTTGAAGAACTGAAAAATAAACTTACGACTGAGGTTACGGACATATCCGAGAAATTGAAAAGTAAAGTAAAGGACCTTACCACGAACGCGCAGAAAAAGATCAATGAAATGACTGAGGATTTCAATGGAAAGTTGGGCGAATTAAAAACCAAGGCTGAAgatcttgcaaaaaaaatcaaaagtgAGATCAAAGAGAAGGACATAAAAGGCCAAGTGGAAAACACCTTCAACGAACTGAAAACACAGCTCGAATCCTTAACTGGTTCATTGAgcgaaaatttgaaaaaagaagcaaataaATTAGGGGAAAACCTGAAGGAAAcaggaaagaaattaaaggaagaattaaacaaaaattctGACAAAATCAAGAATGAGGCCGATAAAATACTCGAGGAGGTAAAGGACAGGCTAGAAAAAGGTAACAGCAAACTTAAGGACGAAGCCGGCAAAGCACGTGACAAGATAAAGGACAGTCTTAAGGAAATCCAAGGTTA
Coding sequences:
- the LOC139103176 gene encoding putative leucine-rich repeat-containing protein DDB_G0290503 gives rise to the protein MARVTLLVTVLAALCYMSQALPVFETNVADSQSQMFGFAGQMQRVLEIQIPKEVKDIFDDMNNKITNLKESLNSKMKEKAEQAEEMFNELKKKLIEEGLSPKEILERLKELKNELETDYQYGIQDGIQKLKDAMKDFNNKETLDKLKDQLDSALKDILDRIPGGGETYGRIDNIVGKGKDGARIGDKLTESSKKLKDSIKDSANDAMNEIEKNINGFVDKSKNMENKLKNNLKDSLKNIGGRSGNIRDNLSDGFGKVREGLDKNLKSGMESIKEGFGKTQKSLDKVLNEAKNKFQDAKQQADKLTNEIKDKLSDVSKEAREKLQKELGNAKNMLGDMTTKLTEKSKDFTENLKKQAENLRKQLETVGNEAKNKLNEKLNELRSELKNQKDNFEELKNKLTTEVTDISEKLKSKVKDLTTNAQKKINEMTEDFNGKLGELKTKAEDLAKKIKSEIKEKDIKGQVENTFNELKTQLESLTGSLSENLKKEANKLGENLKETGKKLKEELNKNSDKIKNEADKILEEVKDRLEKGNSKLKDEAGKARDKIKDSLKEIQGNIGKRSTVAANADSSYLILDIMDETGKFVDNTMENVGKLVEEIGNIIGKTLGTPNKIRGERRKKVEENSENVEKKVEENSENVEKKVEENSENVEKKTEEQVE